In the Alteromonas sp. M12 genome, one interval contains:
- a CDS encoding methyltransferase, producing MKLRSTAIALLTTLGLTASLPSMAAHHEVGDLIKTAMKSDIRTEAEIKRDRNRKPVETLEFFGLEADMRILELLPGGGWYTKILAPVVRDKGEYYAAIGTGNIKESLSNQPGFDKMNIVAEEAKLYRKDGARFYSLDLDSFGVKDLDMVLTFRNYHNFSEEGRKAMNVAAFEALKPGGIYAVVDHTARHMEPANSSNGRRVDPVLAIKEIIEAGFEFVDYSDLHYREDDELEYEVGAKSVTGNTDRWTIKFRKPE from the coding sequence ATGAAATTACGTTCAACAGCTATTGCTTTGCTTACCACCCTTGGGTTAACTGCAAGCCTACCTTCTATGGCAGCGCATCACGAAGTTGGTGATTTAATCAAGACAGCCATGAAGTCAGATATACGGACCGAAGCTGAGATAAAGCGAGATCGCAACAGAAAGCCTGTTGAAACATTAGAGTTTTTCGGTCTTGAAGCTGATATGCGTATTCTTGAATTGTTGCCTGGCGGCGGTTGGTATACAAAAATACTTGCGCCAGTAGTACGTGACAAAGGCGAATATTATGCTGCGATTGGGACTGGCAATATTAAAGAGTCCCTTAGTAATCAGCCTGGTTTCGACAAAATGAACATTGTCGCTGAAGAAGCAAAACTGTATCGTAAAGACGGGGCACGGTTCTATTCATTAGATTTAGATTCGTTCGGCGTGAAAGATCTCGATATGGTATTGACCTTCAGAAATTACCACAACTTCTCTGAAGAAGGCCGTAAAGCTATGAACGTTGCCGCATTTGAAGCACTGAAGCCAGGTGGTATTTATGCGGTTGTCGATCATACTGCACGACACATGGAGCCAGCAAACAGTTCAAATGGTAGACGTGTTGACCCAGTTTTAGCCATCAAAGAAATTATCGAAGCTGGGTTTGAATTTGTTGATTACAGCGACCTTCACTACCGCGAAGACGATGAACTAGAATATGAAGTAGGTGCAAAATCAGTAACCGGTAATACCGACCGCTGGACGATTAAATTCCGCAAACCAGAATAA
- the tusA gene encoding sulfurtransferase TusA codes for MGSDFTIPEQFAADYHLDALGLRCPEPVMMVRMKVRNMQEGESLSVIADDHSTTRDMPSFCRFMGHTLVCSHTESAPYIYLIRKGV; via the coding sequence ATGGGATCTGATTTTACGATTCCGGAGCAGTTTGCCGCTGATTATCATCTTGATGCGCTGGGGCTTAGATGTCCAGAGCCGGTAATGATGGTTCGTATGAAGGTCCGCAATATGCAAGAAGGTGAGTCATTAAGTGTGATAGCTGATGACCATTCGACAACTCGCGACATGCCGAGTTTTTGTCGATTCATGGGGCATACATTAGTGTGTTCCCATACCGAATCCGCCCCCTATATTTATCTCATCCGTAAAGGCGTGTAA
- the pyrE gene encoding orotate phosphoribosyltransferase, whose protein sequence is MQDYQKAFIEFALARNVLKFGEFTLKSGRLSPYFFNAGLFNTGNDLAKLGQFYAQALIDSGIEFDVLFGPAYKGIPIATTTAVALADKHNIDTPYCFNRKEAKAHGEGGTLVGSPLNGKIMLVDDVITAGTAIRESMQLIDAHGATLAGVLIALDRQEKGKGELSAIQEVERDFGTQVVSIINLGDLVEYLKLKPEMAEHLANIEQYRQDYGI, encoded by the coding sequence ATGCAAGATTATCAAAAAGCATTTATTGAATTTGCCTTAGCTCGCAATGTATTGAAATTTGGTGAATTTACATTGAAATCAGGGCGATTGAGCCCTTATTTTTTCAATGCTGGTTTATTCAATACCGGCAATGACTTGGCTAAACTTGGGCAATTTTATGCACAGGCATTAATTGACTCTGGCATTGAATTCGATGTGTTGTTTGGTCCAGCTTATAAAGGCATTCCTATTGCGACCACTACGGCGGTTGCATTAGCTGACAAACATAACATCGATACACCTTATTGCTTTAATCGTAAAGAAGCCAAAGCTCATGGTGAAGGTGGTACTTTGGTGGGCAGTCCTCTTAACGGCAAAATCATGCTGGTGGATGATGTGATCACCGCAGGTACGGCTATCCGTGAATCAATGCAACTTATTGATGCCCACGGCGCAACGCTTGCTGGTGTGTTAATCGCTTTGGATCGCCAAGAAAAAGGCAAAGGTGAGCTGTCAGCTATTCAAGAAGTCGAGCGTGATTTTGGTACGCAAGTTGTGTCTATTATTAATCTCGGTGATTTAGTTGAGTACTTAAAACTGAAGCCTGAAATGGCGGAACATTTGGCTAACATCGAACAATATCGGCAGGACTATGGGATCTGA